ttgtttgtgcaaacttacttggccaataaaacctgattctgattctgattctctctgtcttgtgcTTGATACATTTTCTTGCTTATAGTTCTGATCAGCAGTATTTTGAGCTAAGAATGTAACACCAGACTGAGAATGCTGCCCTGACCTGGCCCAAAGGTTGCCCTGATAGGCTAAAGGTCACAGGCCTACAGTAGGTCATTacactaaaacacatacagGTTTGTACAACTTCAAAGCTATGGTAAAATGTTTCTGCAACAGACCCACACCTTGTAGGTTTTCACTGTGCAACACAGCTTGATGTAAAGGATTTATAGTAAATCagaatatatctatctatctctatacaATGGTCTATATACATTTATCTATAAGTATAGCTACCTATATTTGTTTTTCTGATGTTGACCAAAcgtttcctctttctctctcttctctccctttcttcataACCACACAGCAATTCTGTTTCAGTCAACATTTCTCAATCATCTCGAAGTTTGATACATTAGACTTTATTAACATTGAGACGCCTCCACCCGCTTGCCTAATTTTTTCTAGCTGAATATTAAGATTCCCGGAGGAGGTGTGGTACCGCGATAAGGCATTAAAGGAGAGTTGTCTTTCAGCCGGTGACGTCACAAGTTGGTGTGTCTCGTTATTTTGGCAGACAGACGAAGAAGGCGTAGGCTTGAGAGACTTCCCACGCAGTCTCCTTCCCAATAGCCTACTATATATGACGTACCACTCTCCCCCTGTTGCATATGACTGAGTCAGCCGTTCAAGGAGAGGACATGGAACTCGAGTGCGGTGTTTGTTTCCAGATCTACAACGCTGGGCGACGGTGTCCGCGAGAACTGAGATGTAAACACAGCTTTTGTGAATGCTGCTTGAATTTACTCGTTCGGTCGCCAGCACGTGAGACAGAGGGGTCTACGGCTCATGTCCCAGCTGAAGTAGCAATTGTGTGTCCGTTGTGCCGGTACCCTACCATCCTGCTTGGCGGTGAGGTGAGGGGACAGCTACCAGTAGACGAAGACCTTTTTGAGCGTATGTTATCAACTGGTGTCCTGAACGACAGCATGTCTGATGACGATGATGCGGATTCGGATGAGTTTGAAAAAGAATCAGTCCCCAAATGCGAGGAGAGAACAGATGACAATTCTAGTACGGATGCGGTGCCCAGGTCCAGAGGTAGACGACTTTGGAGGTCATTCAAACGTTTCTGCGACAAAGTGATCGGAGAGGGTGccctgagagacagacatcGTAAGTGGATTTCTTCAGTTGGCTTTCACTCATATTTGGCGTGACGGTTTATTAAACCAGATGATGTAGCATATTTAAAATagttaaatatattttgttaAATAGTTGACTTCGCTCACCACGTTCTGCCTTTTCTTTCTAGATGTTCTGACGGATGAAGACATGAGGGACCTTGTGTTGATGGCGTGCATGATGTGAATGAAGATGGACTAGCTTACCGTTACATTCCTTGAGACTGACTTCTGAATCTGACAAACTCCGAAAGCGCTTAATTTCAGCATCATCTTTGGTCTTCTTCGGGTGGTTAAGACACGCCTCGTTACAGCAACGTTTGCTTTCCTGAGGTTTTATTTAACTGCCTTTACGTATAATGAAAATCGTAAGCAAATGTGCCGATGATTACATTTTTCTGCAATGAAAACTGTAACTTATAAATCAGTATTATTTCGTTATGTAGCACTGACAAAGCGTTTCTTGTTTTATGCTGTCTGATAaccattgtttatttattgatctAATCTTTCTATTTATTTTAGCCTATGTATTAGTCTGATTTTGTGAATAATAAATTACAAAAATATCAATTAGTTGTCAATTCATTTTTAGAGGGGATGCTGCCACCTTGAGGTTTACAACAATGCATTATGCTAAGAAAACCTTTCAAAGTTAAATGATCCTCATTGGACCAAGATGGAATGATTTAGCGGTGTTCAAGCTGAGTTTAGACCTCAGCTACGTCTTTTTTTATCTCTACATTAATCTCTTCGAATAGAATTGTTCCTATATAATTTTCATGTTTGCAATGACAAAGTATACCTGAACTCAGTAGAttctgtcgccattgtgcttgctctaaggggggcTCAGCCCTGGGCTCTTTAGAGagcctagagacaatttcattgttttggtgctatataaaattgaattgaatttatatCCAATACAATCTTCCATAGCCAAAGCATCCAGTCAATCCAGCAAGACTGGCAATGCTTGCTATTTACACACAATGGTATTAACTGGTGGGCAGCAGTGGTGTAGTCCAGGGTATACGCAGGTATACGGAGTATACCCACTTCTCCAGGGACCACTACACCACTGGTGGGCAGTGATAACATTTGGTCACTCGAGGGTCTCTGCTTTAGGCCAAGGTGCATATTAATCTCATCAGAAAATCACAAAAtgacacactcctctctgcatGTGTTTCTTTACTCAACACATCTCACATTCAGGATTGTGTGACTTTCTCACTGGAGAATATCCTCAAATGTTGAGGCTATCCTTCTATTAGCTTTTGGCTGCCCATCACGCAGTTTACAATTAAAGTATTTATTGTAGGCCTATTGTATGAAGCCacagaaaacaataaaacatgaaCTGAGTGGCTATTTCTCCTCTAATCCTTTAACAAAAGCCTCAGATGGTGGCCATTCCCAGTTCTGTAGGCCCTGGAGATTCCTTTGCACACTGTAAAACACCCAGCTCAATTTGCCTGTATGGCGTCTTATTTATTCGAGATATGACATTACTTTATTGATGGATAAGACAGGGAACTCCAAACCGGCAAATAACAAAATAGGAGAAACACCCTGAACTGCAACAATTGTCTATTTAGAGCAAAAACCCCAAATCCCCTAAAGTGTTTTCATGCTGCCTCCTGGGTAACCAAATCATGTTAATTTTGAGTATCTGTCAAAGCTACAAGGGCATTTGAATAGTAGGCTATGCTATGCATTTTAAGAATGCTTGATTCAGTGCAGGGATGAGGACAAAAAAGCAGAAAGTTCCagcaacacccacacacatcctaaccacagaaacaaacagctTTGTTGATTGGAAACCATCCCACAGATTCCACAGAGATGGTACTAAACCGTGTTGATCGGAAACAATCCCAATATTCAACACTGTGTCCTCAGGGATGGAGCTAAACCACAGGCAGCATTATTGCCAGTTAATTACAAGGAGGGTGTCATCTAACCCCCCAATTGAGTGCACCCATTTCCTATTATTCTCAGCTGTAACTCATTAGGTCAACAATGAGCATGCTCAGAGGAGGTCTTGAATCATGGCCGCCCTTATATGTCTTTCTTTCAGCGTGTTTGTTAGTTGTAGTCCATGGGTCAGCAAGGTATCATGTCTCTGGGTTTTAACATCGGGTAAGTGTTTTAGGAGCTGCCAAACTACCTTCTGATCTTCTGTATATGAGCAGTTGAAGTAAAAATGTGTTCATTGTTCTACAGGTTTGCACTGATTTATTTGGCTTTAACTGGTATATGTGTGCATTGCAGTGAACCTCAAAAAAGTAAGTCATGTTAACCTCACATTCTTTAAAATCCTTTTTGGTGCAGTTCAATGTAACATTGGATCTGTGGACAttgtgctattttttttttttttttgtttcacatTAATTTGCCGCTGAACTCCAAGTTCCGAGTCCAGTCTGTCTAACTTTCTGTGACCCTGGAGTTTCTCTTCAACCAAGCAGTCTCCGTCCAAGTCTATGACTGAAACTGTCCTTGAACCATTTGCAGTGTTGCTCACCATTTCTAAATGCTGCAACTATGTCCTTtatgaccccacacacacgcgcacgtgcACGCATTCATACATGTTGCTATATGCTTTCTGCCAGTGTAGGAAATCTAatgtcagccttttttttttttaaactgtgacCCTTGTTCAAACCACTGATATAACTAACAGTTACAGTTATGGGACtatattttataacatttatatcTTTTGTTTTGGGAGCTTTAATCATCAATTCTTGTTTTATAGGCAGATATGTCTTCAAAGGCTTCCAGCAACATGGCCTGCAAGCACCCCAGAGCATGGCTCCATGGACACAGACGGCCATCAGAAACCCCAAGCACTCTCTCCAGAGTAGGATGGGCGTTGGCAGCACTGGTCAAGGTCGTAACGGCCAAAATGTGCCCTCTGTTGTTTCTAGCTCTGCTATTAATGGTCATGCAAGCAGTGCCTATAGTGGGCTGGCTTCTGGTAGTGTCAAACTAGAGCACAGATCTGAGGCTGGGCAGCAGGCTATGGTGAGCAAATCTGTTGCTGAGAGGCCCTATAAAGGCATGTCCAGGGAAAATAAAGTCAAATATGTAAAGGTTAAGCCACACGGAAGGCTAAATGGGGTCACAAGTCCCCCAAGTTCTCTTCATGAAGGCCAGGAAGGGTACTCGTTCAGCGAAGTCAGCAACTCTTCCTATACACAAAGTGGGAAGGTAAATTCACCTGTTGAATCCAAAAATGCACAAGTGTTCCAAAGCAACAACAggaacagtcagtcagtcttgaGCAGAGATGGTTATGGGTTTGACAAACAACTGAAGATTGGGACACGGGGTGAGCCAGCCAGAAGCCAGTACAGTCCATACAAAGCTTCCCTTGCTGAGCAACAGCCCAGTGGCACAGCCCCGTTTAAGGTAAATCCAGCTCCAGTAGATCCCCAATCACACTTTAAAAATGCTAACCCTCAAATGGTTGCCAGACCCGATAGCTTATTTGATCAACATAGAAGCACTGGTGGTGATGGGAAAACCATAAGGGTCCAAACCAATGCTTTAAGTGTGCCAAGTTCACCTGTTGGAATTTGGGCTCCAAAACAAGTTGCTCAAACTGCAGAAATGTACTCCAATGTCCATCCAGTCCCTGCCAAAGAGTCTTACCAGAGCTATAGTACACATCGGGAAATGAGGGTAAGCCAGACTGGCCCTGACTTGAATCATGGTGATGGATCAAAAATCCACAAGAACCCTGGCACTTTCCTCAGTCCTCAGATTACTCCTGAGCAAAGCAAGCCAAACTTCCCTAGAAGGATATCCACTTATGGTGTACCTCATTCAGGTTCCGGTGTCCTTGCAAATGCTGGTGTTCTTGGCAGCTATGATTCTGTTCAACCCACTAACAATCTGTATTCTAAACCTGCGACAGCATTCAGTGCGATAGGTCAGAGCGTGGATACTAGGTATAGGCACAATGAGTACAAAGGCAAAAATCCTGCCCACAACCCAGTTAACCCTCAACACGGCAGCAGTGCTACACCTGGACCATATACAAATGTCAAGATGAGTTACGAAGCACAGGGTTTCAGACAGAATCTCATTCCTCTGGCCCACACTGAGGTCTTTAAAAGTGCTTTTCAGATGAACCCTAGTTCTGGTATGGGTGATGGTGGCCCTGTGCGATCCCCGTTCTCACCTATGCAGCATCGGCCAACCAAATTTGACTCCCAACATCCGCCAAGTCCTGACACCACTCGAGGCCACAAGTCTGGAGGGTCCAGTGGCACTAGACGTGTGCATGTCTTCGATGGCCCCCCTAGCGGGCTCCTGCAGCCCAGAACTAGCTGGTATGCTCCAGAACCACGCTCCCCAATGACCATCAGTCAGAGATACAAAAACCTCAAAGCCAGTAAAGCTGTTCATTCAAGTCCAATCCAAAGTTCTGGGCGTAATGAAATGTCCCAACAAGGCTCCTCAAGTAACACCATTACTACTGCCAATGGTCACTTTATTCCAAACTCTGGCCTCCAAAGCTCAGTCGGCTCTCAGAGAAGAGGATACTTTCAGAGACAGGATATTGGAAAAGGTGCTGGTATTCAAACCAGATTTGGTTATGTAGGAGTACCGCTGTCAGCTGTGAATTTCCCAGGTCATACTGGTCCTGATGGAAGACGCACAAGTTACTCTACCAGTGGCTCAATGGTGCCCCCTGCTGTTCTAAAAAGACTTTCAGAGTTGGATCACAGAATGGCCCGTTTGACTCAGACAAAAAGTTCCACAAGTAGCTATGTGATTGGCACACGAGTGAAATCGCCCTCCAGCTCAAAGATCAAACCCAGGAGGGAGTTCAAGCCCGTCAATCTGGCTGACATCGGTGGGAGTGTTGCATTCAGAGCAAAGAAGCCTCGGTCTGCTCCAGAAtctaataaaaatgtttttgtttcaggCAGACAGAGGAATGGATTTCTAGACTCTGCTGGTGTGCGTGGTCCCTCTGGCCCCTCTGGCGTGGCTCAACGCAGGCTAGGTAACACCGCTTCCACTAACATTCTCGATTCTTCTGTTCGCAGCTCTGAGTCGTATCAATGTGAGCCAAGCAAACTGAATGCAAAGCACATCAGTAGACTAAGTCTTACTCAAATCACCAAGAAAATGTTGGCGCTAAGTCAATCTATG
The Clupea harengus unplaced genomic scaffold, Ch_v2.0.2, whole genome shotgun sequence genome window above contains:
- the si:ch73-335l21.4 gene encoding E3 ubiquitin-protein ligase-like, with amino-acid sequence MTESAVQGEDMELECGVCFQIYNAGRRCPRELRCKHSFCECCLNLLVRSPARETEGSTAHVPAEVAIVCPLCRYPTILLGGEVRGQLPVDEDLFERMLSTGVLNDSMSDDDDADSDEFEKESVPKCEERTDDNSSTDAVPRSRGRRLWRSFKRFCDKVIGEGALRDRHHVLTDEDMRDLVLMACMM
- the LOC122132076 gene encoding uncharacterized protein LOC122132076 isoform X2 produces the protein MGQQGIMSLGFNIGFALIYLALTGICVHCSEPQKSRYVFKGFQQHGLQAPQSMAPWTQTAIRNPKHSLQSRMGVGSTGQGRNGQNVPSVVSSSAINGHASSAYSGLASGSVKLEHRSEAGQQAMVSKSVAERPYKGMSRENKVKYVKVKPHGRLNGVTSPPSSLHEGQEGYSFSEVSNSSYTQSGKVNSPVESKNAQVFQSNNRNSQSVLSRDGYGFDKQLKIGTRGEPARSQYSPYKASLAEQQPSGTAPFKAICNST